One genomic window of Haemophilus haemolyticus includes the following:
- a CDS encoding D-alanyl-D-alanine carboxypeptidase family protein produces MFKKALFILSLCPSFAVAQSYVVYDFTHNRVLESHAPDSVQPIASVTKLMTANVFLENNTNPNCTIAITSDDRDYIKGTSTKLPMNVPMACRELLKAMLVHSDNYAAHALSRAAGMSRIQFIHKMNEKARQLGMYSTRFHDSSGLSSSNISSPMDLVKLAKHSLNKPEIRQLSNISATNIQAGRHSVLMKNTNKLVRDEIFDAVVNKTGYIRESGYNLVFINKHPCKSSTIGVISLNNSSSAYRSSFTKNKLEKYGCTALNGRTIHDVEGEAQYEDGYDEEGLNTLIKELSK; encoded by the coding sequence ATGTTTAAAAAAGCTTTATTTATTTTATCTTTGTGTCCTTCTTTTGCGGTGGCACAGTCTTATGTTGTGTATGATTTTACGCATAATCGAGTGTTGGAAAGCCATGCGCCTGATAGCGTTCAGCCTATTGCCTCTGTAACGAAATTAATGACGGCGAACGTTTTTCTAGAGAATAATACAAATCCTAATTGTACCATTGCGATAACCAGTGACGATCGTGATTACATTAAAGGTACAAGCACAAAATTACCAATGAATGTTCCGATGGCCTGCAGAGAATTATTAAAGGCGATGCTTGTGCATTCTGATAACTATGCCGCCCATGCGCTTTCTCGTGCTGCAGGAATGAGCAGAATACAATTTATTCATAAAATGAATGAAAAAGCTCGCCAATTAGGCATGTATTCTACTCGTTTTCATGATAGTTCTGGTTTATCGAGTAGCAATATTTCCAGTCCTATGGATTTAGTTAAACTTGCTAAACATTCTTTAAATAAGCCTGAAATTCGACAATTATCCAATATCAGTGCCACGAATATTCAAGCTGGAAGACATAGCGTATTAATGAAAAATACAAATAAATTAGTGCGTGATGAAATTTTTGATGCAGTGGTAAATAAGACAGGCTACATTCGAGAATCTGGTTATAACCTTGTTTTTATCAATAAACACCCATGTAAAAGTTCTACCATCGGTGTAATTAGTCTAAATAATTCTTCTTCTGCGTATCGTTCTAGCTTTACTAAAAACAAATTAGAAAAATACGGTTGTACTGCATTGAATGGACGAACCATTCATGATGTTGAAGGTGAGGCACAATATGAAGACGGCTATGATGAAG